In Corynebacterium guangdongense, one DNA window encodes the following:
- the sufU gene encoding Fe-S cluster assembly sulfur transfer protein SufU, with protein MSMEAMYQEVILDHYKNPKHSGLRDPFGAEVHHVNPSCGDEITLRVRLSDDGKVVEDVSYDAEGCSISQASTSVMTDEVIGQSVDKAMEKLAAFEQMITSRGEEEGDGELIGDGVAFSGVAKFPARVKCALLGWKAFQAATSDALNEGEK; from the coding sequence ATGAGCATGGAAGCCATGTACCAGGAGGTCATCCTGGACCACTACAAGAACCCGAAGCACTCCGGTCTGCGTGACCCTTTCGGTGCCGAGGTTCACCACGTCAATCCGTCGTGCGGCGACGAGATCACGCTGCGCGTCAGGCTTTCCGATGACGGCAAGGTCGTCGAGGACGTGTCCTACGACGCGGAAGGCTGTTCCATCTCCCAGGCCTCGACCTCGGTGATGACCGACGAGGTCATCGGCCAGAGCGTCGATAAGGCCATGGAGAAGCTCGCCGCATTCGAGCAGATGATCACCTCCCGCGGGGAGGAGGAGGGCGACGGAGAGCTCATCGGTGACGGTGTGGCCTTCTCCGGCGTCGCTAAGTTCCCGGCCCGCGTCAAGTGCGCGCTGCTGGGATGGAAGGCGTTCCAGGCGGCGACGTCTGACGCACTCAATGAAGGAGAGAAATAA
- a CDS encoding PFL family protein: MIEKYRLDIRTVTMGISLLECTRTTMAETAEAVYDRVTTQAARLVEVCEGIEAELGIPIVNKRISVTPIALITAGVDGSPVEVARALDRAAATTGVNFIGGYSALVEKGGTTADKALIRSIPEALSTTNLVCGSVNVASSRAGINMNAVAEMGRVVKEAAELTRDDSAIACAKLVVFANSVGDNPFMAGAFHGIEEPDAVVSVGVSGPGVVDRALGSLEGATLDQVAEEIKKAAFKITRTGQLVGNLAAERLGVPFGIVDLSLAPTAELGDSVAHILEHMGLDQVGTHGTTAALALLNDAVKKGGMMASARVGGLSGSFIPVSEDKGMIDAVRTGAISIDKLEAMTAICSVGLDMVAIPGATPAESIAGMIADEAAIGVMNHKTTAVRVIPAPGTVAGDEVNFGGLLGYAPVIPVNQVGNSGFINRGGFIPAPVHGFRN, encoded by the coding sequence ATGATCGAGAAGTACCGTCTCGACATCCGCACGGTGACGATGGGCATCTCCCTGCTCGAATGCACCCGCACCACCATGGCCGAGACCGCCGAGGCCGTCTACGACCGCGTGACGACGCAAGCGGCCCGACTCGTCGAGGTCTGCGAGGGGATCGAGGCCGAGCTCGGCATCCCGATCGTCAACAAGCGCATTTCCGTCACCCCCATCGCGCTGATCACCGCCGGCGTCGACGGTTCCCCGGTCGAGGTGGCCCGCGCCCTCGACCGAGCGGCCGCCACGACCGGCGTCAACTTCATCGGGGGCTACTCAGCGCTGGTGGAGAAGGGCGGCACCACCGCCGACAAGGCGCTCATCCGCTCCATCCCAGAGGCCCTGTCGACGACCAACCTCGTCTGCGGCTCCGTCAACGTCGCCTCCTCCCGCGCGGGCATCAACATGAACGCCGTCGCGGAGATGGGCCGGGTGGTCAAGGAGGCCGCCGAGCTGACCCGCGACGACAGCGCCATCGCCTGCGCGAAACTCGTCGTCTTCGCCAACTCCGTCGGCGACAACCCCTTCATGGCCGGCGCCTTCCACGGCATCGAGGAGCCGGACGCCGTCGTCTCCGTCGGCGTCTCCGGCCCCGGCGTCGTGGACCGCGCCCTCGGCTCCCTGGAGGGCGCCACCCTGGATCAGGTGGCGGAGGAGATCAAGAAGGCCGCCTTCAAGATCACCCGCACCGGCCAGCTGGTCGGCAATCTCGCCGCCGAGCGCCTGGGCGTGCCCTTCGGTATCGTCGACCTCTCCCTGGCCCCGACCGCCGAACTCGGCGACTCGGTCGCCCACATCCTCGAGCACATGGGGCTGGACCAGGTCGGCACCCACGGCACCACGGCCGCGCTCGCCCTGCTCAACGACGCCGTCAAGAAGGGCGGCATGATGGCCTCCGCCCGCGTCGGCGGCTTGTCGGGCTCCTTCATCCCGGTCTCCGAGGACAAGGGGATGATCGATGCGGTACGCACCGGTGCGATCAGCATCGACAAGCTCGAGGCGATGACCGCCATCTGTTCCGTCGGCCTCGACATGGTCGCCATCCCGGGCGCCACCCCGGCCGAGTCCATCGCCGGCATGATCGCCGACGAGGCCGCCATCGGCGTCATGAACCATAAAACCACTGCTGTGCGCGTCATCCCCGCCCCGGGCACCGTCGCCGGTGACGAGGTCAACTTCGGCGGACTGCTCGGCTACGCCCCGGTCATCCCCGTCAACCAGGTCGGCAACTCCGGCTTCATCAACCGCGGCGGATTCATCCCCGCCCCAGTGCACGGGTTCCGGAACTAG
- a CDS encoding ABC-F family ATP-binding cassette domain-containing protein codes for MIVTNDLEVRVGARTLLTAPGQHLRVQPGDRIGLVGRNGAGKTTTMRILAGETEPYGGKIISSGDIGYLPQDSKEGDVEQTARERILSARGLDEIRRSMSKQQGYMDTDDEKKRDRAIARFSKLEERYAALGGYEADSEAAAICDNLGLEARILDQPLKTLSGGQRRRVELAQILFAATNGSGKSQTTLLLDEPTNHLDADSITWLRGFLQKHEGGLIMISHDVELLDAVCNKVWFLDAVRAEADVYNMGFSKYKDARANDEARRRRERANAEKKASALQKQAAKLGAKATKAAAAKQMLARADRMMNQLDDVRVADKVASIKFPEPAPCGKTPMNATGLTKMYGSLEVFAGVDLAIDKGSRVVVLGYNGAGKTTLLKLLAGVERTDGEGGIVSGHGLKIGYFAQEHDNIDGAKTVWENTIDACPDADQQDLRGLLGAFMFSGDKLEQPAGTLSGGEKTRLSLATLVSSRANVLLLDEPTNNLDPQSREQVLDALGTYTGAVVLVTHDPGAVKALSPERVIIMPDGDEDMWSDEYMEIVELA; via the coding sequence GTGATTGTCACCAATGATCTTGAAGTCCGCGTCGGCGCGCGCACCCTCCTCACCGCCCCCGGACAGCATCTTCGCGTCCAGCCGGGTGACCGCATCGGGCTGGTCGGGCGTAACGGCGCCGGCAAGACCACCACCATGCGCATCCTCGCCGGGGAGACCGAACCCTACGGCGGCAAGATCATCTCCTCCGGCGACATCGGCTACCTGCCGCAGGACTCCAAGGAGGGAGACGTCGAGCAGACGGCGCGTGAGCGCATCCTCTCCGCCCGCGGTCTCGACGAGATTCGCCGGTCCATGAGCAAGCAGCAGGGCTACATGGACACCGATGACGAGAAGAAGCGCGACCGGGCCATCGCACGCTTCTCCAAGCTGGAGGAGCGCTACGCCGCCCTCGGCGGCTACGAGGCCGACAGCGAGGCAGCCGCCATCTGCGACAACCTCGGCCTGGAGGCGCGCATCCTCGACCAGCCGCTGAAGACGCTCTCGGGCGGTCAGCGTCGTCGCGTCGAGCTGGCCCAGATCCTCTTTGCCGCGACCAACGGCTCCGGCAAATCGCAGACGACCCTGCTGCTCGACGAGCCGACAAACCACCTGGACGCGGACTCCATCACCTGGTTGCGCGGTTTCCTCCAGAAGCATGAGGGCGGGCTCATCATGATCTCGCACGACGTCGAGCTTCTCGACGCCGTCTGTAACAAGGTGTGGTTCCTCGACGCGGTGCGCGCCGAGGCCGACGTCTACAACATGGGCTTCAGCAAGTACAAGGACGCCCGCGCCAACGACGAGGCCCGTCGCCGCCGTGAGCGCGCCAACGCCGAAAAGAAGGCCTCCGCACTGCAGAAGCAGGCCGCCAAGCTCGGCGCCAAGGCCACCAAGGCGGCCGCCGCCAAGCAGATGCTGGCGCGTGCGGATCGGATGATGAACCAGCTCGACGACGTCCGCGTCGCCGACAAGGTGGCCTCCATCAAGTTCCCCGAGCCCGCACCCTGCGGCAAAACCCCGATGAACGCCACCGGCCTGACCAAGATGTATGGCTCGCTGGAGGTGTTCGCGGGCGTGGACCTGGCCATCGACAAGGGATCCCGCGTCGTCGTCCTCGGTTACAACGGCGCCGGCAAGACCACGCTGCTCAAGCTGCTCGCCGGCGTCGAGCGCACCGACGGCGAGGGCGGCATCGTCAGCGGCCACGGCCTGAAGATCGGCTACTTCGCTCAGGAACATGACAACATCGACGGCGCCAAGACCGTCTGGGAGAACACCATCGACGCCTGCCCCGACGCGGACCAGCAGGATCTGCGTGGCCTGCTCGGCGCCTTCATGTTCTCCGGCGACAAGCTGGAGCAGCCGGCCGGCACGCTCTCCGGTGGCGAGAAGACCCGCCTCTCGCTCGCGACGCTGGTCTCCTCCCGGGCCAACGTCCTGCTTCTCGACGAACCCACCAACAACCTCGACCCCCAGTCCCGCGAGCAGGTGCTCGACGCGCTGGGCACCTACACCGGCGCCGTCGTCCTGGTCACCCACGACCCGGGCGCGGTCAAGGCACTGTCCCCGGAGCGGGTCATCATCATGCCCGACGGCGACGAGGACATGTGGTCGGACGAGTACATGGAGATCGTGGAACTGGCCTAG
- a CDS encoding PLDc N-terminal domain-containing protein, translated as MTFRDKPNQLRREFTDLPTGARVGLGLAAAVEVAAKVAALRDISRRPADRVRGPKWLWALAQAVNGIGPAAYFAFGRK; from the coding sequence ATGACATTCCGAGACAAACCAAACCAGCTCCGCCGTGAATTCACTGACCTGCCCACCGGCGCCCGCGTCGGCCTGGGTCTGGCCGCCGCGGTGGAGGTCGCCGCCAAGGTCGCCGCGCTGCGCGACATCTCCCGCCGCCCCGCCGACCGGGTCCGCGGGCCCAAATGGCTCTGGGCTCTGGCCCAGGCCGTCAACGGTATCGGCCCGGCCGCCTACTTCGCCTTCGGCCGCAAATAG
- a CDS encoding TetR/AcrR family transcriptional regulator, which produces MPVISDDELNRRREEILEGARGCFAEHGYEGATVRRLEQATGKSRGAIFHHFGDKESLFLEIARQDAARQAQVVARDGLVEVMRDLLRHPERHDWLGTRLEIASMLRTDPDFRGKWEDQQAVLDQAVRERLVANARDGRLRDDVPVERVQMFLETVMDGFVSRLASGHPTEGLDEVLDMVEDAVRKK; this is translated from the coding sequence ATGCCGGTCATCAGCGACGATGAGCTGAACCGCAGGCGCGAGGAAATTCTCGAGGGCGCCCGTGGCTGTTTCGCGGAGCACGGTTACGAAGGGGCCACTGTTCGACGACTCGAGCAGGCCACCGGGAAGTCGCGGGGAGCCATCTTCCACCACTTCGGCGACAAGGAGAGCCTGTTTCTGGAGATCGCCCGTCAGGACGCGGCCCGGCAGGCACAGGTTGTCGCGCGCGACGGCCTTGTTGAGGTGATGCGTGATCTGCTACGCCACCCCGAGCGGCACGACTGGCTCGGCACCCGCCTGGAGATCGCCTCCATGCTCCGCACCGACCCGGATTTCCGCGGCAAATGGGAGGACCAGCAAGCGGTGCTCGACCAGGCGGTCCGTGAGCGTCTGGTCGCCAACGCCCGGGACGGACGCCTACGCGACGACGTCCCAGTCGAACGGGTGCAGATGTTCCTGGAGACCGTGATGGACGGTTTCGTCTCGCGCCTGGCGTCGGGCCACCCCACCGAGGGCCTGGACGAGGTTCTCGACATGGTCGAGGATGCGGTCCGCAAAAAGTAG
- a CDS encoding NAD(P)H-binding protein produces MANNTGNVLYIGANGKVGQLTLPRLKAAGLTTTAVVRNKDYERVLKKLGADEVVIRDITEQSTEDWARLFEGYDCVIWSAGNGGRSGPEVTTAVDRDGELRVIEALDTMDEPPFYLTIGYYRWDRMTSEADPATNSWAAYVEAKRAVGERLSRASFSHTILAPAKLTVEPSRGGRPIPNDSDIEDATTSRELVADTLVEHVLEPKQTSGTYAFVDS; encoded by the coding sequence ATGGCGAACAACACTGGGAACGTTCTGTACATCGGCGCAAACGGCAAAGTGGGTCAACTGACGCTGCCTCGTCTCAAGGCTGCGGGCTTGACCACTACCGCTGTGGTCCGCAACAAGGATTACGAACGGGTGCTTAAGAAGCTCGGCGCCGATGAGGTCGTCATCCGCGACATCACCGAGCAGTCCACCGAGGATTGGGCGCGGCTGTTCGAGGGGTACGACTGTGTGATCTGGTCGGCGGGGAACGGGGGAAGGAGTGGCCCCGAGGTGACCACCGCGGTCGACCGCGACGGCGAACTCCGGGTCATCGAGGCACTCGACACGATGGACGAGCCGCCGTTCTATCTCACGATCGGCTACTACCGCTGGGACCGGATGACCTCGGAGGCCGATCCCGCGACGAACTCCTGGGCCGCCTACGTCGAGGCCAAGCGCGCCGTGGGCGAGAGACTGTCAAGGGCGTCCTTCAGCCACACCATACTGGCGCCGGCGAAACTCACCGTCGAGCCCTCCCGGGGTGGCCGCCCCATCCCGAATGATTCCGACATCGAGGACGCGACCACCTCGCGCGAACTCGTCGCCGACACGCTCGTGGAGCACGTTCTCGAGCCAAAGCAGACCTCCGGGACGTACGCTTTCGTCGACTCCTGA
- a CDS encoding metal-sulfur cluster assembly factor, translating to MTAPEPQSSSNFDGPKDQQRPTQTEDQIIQAGNVEEYLHDVIDPELGINVVDLGLVYDIWMEEENGETTAVINMTLTSPACPLTDVIEDQAAQAVVGNGAADKLELNWVWMPPWGPHMITEEGREQLRALGFAV from the coding sequence ATGACCGCACCTGAGCCGCAGAGCTCGTCGAACTTCGACGGCCCGAAGGACCAGCAGCGACCGACCCAGACCGAGGACCAGATCATCCAGGCCGGCAACGTCGAGGAGTACCTGCACGACGTCATCGACCCGGAGCTGGGCATCAACGTCGTCGACCTCGGCCTCGTCTATGACATCTGGATGGAGGAGGAGAACGGCGAAACCACCGCGGTCATCAACATGACCCTGACCTCGCCGGCCTGCCCGCTCACCGACGTCATCGAGGACCAGGCGGCCCAGGCCGTCGTCGGCAACGGCGCCGCCGACAAGCTGGAGCTGAACTGGGTCTGGATGCCGCCGTGGGGCCCGCACATGATCACGGAGGAGGGACGCGAGCAGCTGCGCGCCCTCGGCTTCGCGGTCTAG
- a CDS encoding ACT domain-containing protein — protein sequence MYAIMTVTGADRTGIIAAVTHALAERDINILDVSQTLMDKWFTMILRIGLPEAASIGELQRVFDELGERERLEIRVQSEAIFKAVNEI from the coding sequence ATGTACGCCATCATGACTGTCACCGGTGCGGACCGCACCGGCATCATCGCCGCCGTCACCCACGCCCTCGCTGAGCGCGACATCAACATCCTCGACGTCTCCCAGACGCTCATGGACAAATGGTTCACCATGATTCTGCGCATCGGACTGCCCGAGGCCGCGTCGATCGGAGAGCTGCAGCGCGTGTTCGACGAACTCGGTGAGCGCGAGCGGCTCGAGATCCGGGTGCAGTCCGAGGCCATCTTCAAGGCCGTCAACGAGATTTAG
- a CDS encoding cysteine desulfurase, whose amino-acid sequence MTYVNPDGTLNVDAIRAEFPILGRSVRGDKPLVYLDSGATSQRPERVWRAEEEFVLHTFAPVHRGSYQLAEEATETYEGARDKIAAFVGARGTEIAFAKNATEALNLVAYTLGDDRAGELRVQAGDTVVVTELEHHANLVPWQELCRRTGATLKWYEMTDDGRIDLDSLELDETVKVVAFTHQSNVTGAVTDVPEVVRRAQAVGALTVLDACQSVPHMPVNFTELGVDFAAFSGHKMLGPSGVGAVYGRGDHLDKLPPFLTGGSMIEVVQMDQSTYAPAPQRFEAGTQMTSQVVGLGAAVDFLAEIGMDAIQRHEHDLTAYALERMNQISGLRIAGPTEAVDRGGAISFTIDGVHPHDLGQLLDDAGVSIRTGHHCAWPAHRRLDCQSTGRASFYLYNTRSEIDALVDAIERAKNFFGVK is encoded by the coding sequence ATGACGTACGTCAACCCTGACGGAACGCTGAACGTCGACGCCATCCGCGCCGAGTTCCCGATTCTCGGACGCAGCGTGCGCGGCGACAAGCCCTTGGTCTATCTGGACTCGGGTGCCACTTCACAGCGTCCGGAACGGGTCTGGCGTGCGGAGGAGGAGTTCGTCCTCCACACCTTCGCTCCCGTCCACCGCGGTTCCTACCAGCTCGCTGAGGAAGCCACGGAGACCTACGAGGGCGCCCGCGACAAGATCGCCGCTTTCGTCGGTGCCAGGGGCACCGAGATCGCGTTCGCCAAGAACGCCACCGAGGCGCTCAACCTCGTCGCCTACACCCTGGGCGACGACCGTGCGGGCGAGCTGCGGGTGCAGGCGGGGGACACGGTGGTCGTCACCGAGCTCGAGCACCACGCGAACCTGGTTCCGTGGCAGGAGCTGTGCCGCCGCACCGGCGCGACCCTCAAGTGGTACGAGATGACCGACGACGGCCGCATCGACCTCGACTCCCTCGAGCTGGATGAGACCGTCAAGGTCGTCGCCTTCACCCACCAGTCGAACGTGACGGGCGCGGTCACCGACGTCCCCGAGGTCGTCCGCCGTGCCCAGGCCGTCGGCGCGCTCACCGTGCTCGACGCCTGCCAGTCCGTTCCGCACATGCCGGTGAACTTCACCGAGCTGGGCGTGGACTTCGCGGCCTTCTCCGGCCACAAGATGCTCGGCCCCTCCGGTGTCGGCGCCGTCTACGGCCGCGGCGACCACCTGGACAAGCTGCCCCCGTTCCTCACCGGCGGTTCCATGATCGAGGTCGTGCAGATGGACCAGTCGACCTACGCGCCGGCTCCGCAGCGCTTTGAAGCGGGCACCCAGATGACCAGCCAGGTCGTCGGACTCGGTGCCGCCGTCGATTTCCTCGCGGAGATCGGCATGGACGCCATCCAGCGCCATGAGCACGACCTGACCGCCTACGCCCTGGAACGGATGAACCAGATCTCCGGCCTGCGCATCGCCGGGCCGACGGAGGCCGTGGACAGGGGAGGCGCCATCTCCTTCACCATCGACGGAGTCCACCCGCACGACCTGGGCCAGCTGCTCGACGACGCCGGCGTCAGCATCCGCACCGGGCACCACTGTGCCTGGCCCGCCCACCGCCGCCTGGACTGCCAGTCGACCGGGCGTGCTAGTTTCTACCTGTACAACACCCGCTCCGAGATCGACGCCCTCGTCGACGCCATCGAACGGGCCAAGAATTTCTTTGGGGTGAAGTAG
- a CDS encoding HAD-IC family P-type ATPase, whose amino-acid sequence MTSSTPTVSGEPLPDAHALTTEQVLGRLGTSRAGLNSGQAAALLERHGPNALPEAEQETWWQRLLRQFNDPMIYVLIAAGVLTAVLGQVIDTIVIFAVVLVNGLVGFLQEGRAADALASIKNMLSPESEVRRDGGWVKLPSEELVIGDVVRLRAGDKVPADLRLLEVASLRIEESALTGESVPSEKSLEPAAGDAGVGDRPGMAFSGTTVAAGTGTGVVTGTAAGTEIGKITTMLDDVQQVETPLTRAMGRFSSMLAIVAVVLATAMIVVSWALYRTGLVDLLMSAIGFAVAAIPEGLPAVMAITLALGVQTMAGRKAITRRMNSVETLGSVTTICTDKTGTLTRNEMTVRAVVTRDSTYQVTGTGYAPEGEVRLDGETAALDDHPDLAGMARVAAYANDSDVVEQPDGSWALQGEPTDGSITTFAMKANYDNTGRRLDEVPFDSSFKYMASLDEVGDDLVIHLKGAPDRLLDRADSQLGRDGTPQPLERDFWERQIEELGSRGLRVLAAAYRRADAGSLSVAEVDAGGFTFVGLYGMIDPPRGEAVDAVRQVQEAGITVRMITGDHATTAAAIAEEIGIASGGTLTGADIEDASDEELQEMVREASVYARTSPEHKLRLVRALQANGEVVSMTGDGVNDAPSLKQADVGVAMGVKGTEATKDAADIVLADDNFATIADAVKMGRTIFDNLRKAIVFMLPTNGAQGLIIFVAMLAGMTLPITPLQVLWVNLITAVTLSLALSFEPSEPGIMQRKPRDPKAGLLNSESVIRILYVSLLVAGITIAAFLWADSAGFRIEESRTLAVNTLVVAQIFYLFTARFTRVSALRSELFTTNPISWLCVAVMFALQLVFVYVPGMQYAFGTTAVSLRSWLIPVVAGVVVFAVVEGDKAIRRARHRN is encoded by the coding sequence ATGACCTCATCCACGCCAACCGTCTCCGGGGAACCCCTCCCCGACGCCCATGCCCTGACCACCGAGCAGGTGCTGGGGCGGCTGGGGACCTCGCGGGCCGGGCTGAACTCGGGCCAGGCCGCCGCGCTCCTGGAGCGCCACGGCCCCAACGCCCTGCCGGAGGCCGAGCAGGAGACCTGGTGGCAGCGTCTGCTCCGCCAGTTCAATGATCCGATGATCTACGTGCTCATCGCCGCGGGCGTCCTCACTGCCGTGCTGGGCCAGGTCATCGACACGATCGTCATTTTCGCGGTGGTCCTCGTCAACGGCCTCGTCGGTTTTCTGCAGGAGGGCCGGGCCGCGGACGCACTGGCCTCGATCAAGAACATGCTGTCGCCAGAATCCGAAGTCCGGCGTGACGGCGGTTGGGTGAAGCTGCCCTCCGAGGAACTGGTCATCGGTGACGTGGTCCGCCTCCGGGCCGGGGACAAGGTGCCGGCGGATCTCCGGCTCCTCGAGGTCGCCAGCCTGCGGATTGAGGAATCCGCCCTGACCGGGGAATCCGTCCCCTCGGAGAAGAGCCTTGAGCCCGCTGCGGGCGACGCCGGCGTCGGCGACCGTCCCGGCATGGCCTTTTCGGGTACCACCGTGGCGGCCGGCACGGGCACCGGCGTCGTCACCGGCACCGCGGCCGGCACCGAGATCGGCAAGATCACCACGATGCTCGACGACGTCCAGCAGGTGGAGACGCCGCTGACCCGGGCGATGGGAAGATTCTCCTCCATGCTCGCCATCGTGGCGGTGGTGCTGGCCACCGCCATGATCGTGGTCAGTTGGGCGCTCTACCGCACCGGTCTGGTCGACCTGCTGATGTCCGCGATCGGCTTCGCCGTCGCCGCGATCCCGGAGGGCCTGCCCGCCGTCATGGCGATCACCCTGGCCCTGGGCGTGCAGACGATGGCGGGCCGGAAGGCGATCACCCGCCGCATGAACTCGGTCGAGACGCTGGGATCGGTCACCACGATCTGCACGGACAAGACCGGGACCCTGACCCGCAATGAGATGACGGTCCGCGCCGTGGTCACCCGGGACTCGACCTACCAGGTCACGGGCACGGGTTACGCCCCCGAGGGCGAGGTCCGTCTCGACGGGGAAACCGCGGCCCTGGATGATCACCCCGACCTGGCCGGGATGGCCCGCGTCGCCGCCTACGCCAACGACTCCGACGTCGTCGAACAGCCCGACGGCTCGTGGGCGCTCCAGGGCGAGCCGACCGACGGCTCCATCACGACCTTCGCCATGAAGGCCAACTACGACAACACGGGCCGCCGCCTGGACGAGGTGCCCTTCGACTCCTCCTTCAAGTACATGGCCAGCCTCGACGAGGTCGGCGACGACCTCGTCATCCACCTCAAGGGCGCCCCGGATCGCCTCCTCGACCGCGCCGACTCCCAGCTCGGTCGCGACGGCACCCCCCAACCGCTGGAGCGTGATTTCTGGGAGCGGCAGATCGAGGAGTTGGGCTCCCGCGGGCTGCGGGTGCTCGCCGCCGCCTATCGACGCGCCGACGCGGGCTCCCTGTCCGTGGCCGAGGTCGACGCCGGCGGTTTCACCTTCGTCGGCCTCTACGGCATGATCGACCCGCCCCGTGGGGAGGCCGTCGACGCCGTCCGCCAGGTCCAGGAGGCCGGCATCACGGTCCGGATGATCACCGGCGACCACGCCACCACCGCCGCCGCCATCGCCGAGGAAATCGGCATCGCCAGCGGCGGAACGCTCACCGGCGCCGACATCGAGGACGCGTCCGACGAGGAGCTCCAGGAAATGGTCCGAGAGGCCAGCGTGTACGCCCGCACCTCCCCAGAGCACAAACTCCGGCTGGTCCGTGCCCTGCAGGCCAACGGCGAGGTCGTGTCCATGACCGGCGACGGCGTCAACGACGCGCCCTCACTCAAGCAGGCGGACGTGGGGGTCGCGATGGGCGTCAAGGGCACTGAGGCGACGAAGGACGCCGCCGACATCGTGCTTGCCGACGACAACTTCGCCACCATCGCCGACGCCGTGAAGATGGGCCGCACCATCTTCGACAACCTGCGCAAGGCCATCGTGTTCATGCTGCCCACCAACGGTGCACAGGGTCTGATCATCTTCGTGGCGATGCTGGCAGGCATGACCCTGCCCATCACTCCCCTGCAGGTCCTGTGGGTCAACCTCATCACCGCGGTGACACTGTCCCTGGCGCTCTCCTTTGAGCCGAGCGAGCCGGGCATCATGCAGCGAAAGCCCCGCGATCCGAAGGCGGGACTGCTCAACAGCGAATCCGTCATCCGCATCCTCTACGTCTCGCTGTTGGTCGCCGGCATCACCATCGCCGCGTTCCTGTGGGCCGATTCCGCTGGCTTCAGGATCGAGGAATCCCGCACCTTGGCGGTGAACACTCTGGTCGTCGCGCAGATCTTCTATCTGTTCACCGCCCGCTTCACCAGGGTCAGCGCGCTGCGCAGCGAGCTGTTCACCACCAACCCGATTTCCTGGCTCTGCGTCGCGGTCATGTTCGCGCTGCAACTGGTGTTCGTTTATGTCCCGGGCATGCAGTACGCCTTCGGTACGACCGCCGTCTCCCTCCGGTCCTGGCTCATCCCGGTGGTCGCGGGCGTGGTCGTCTTCGCGGTCGTGGAGGGCGACAAGGCGATTCGTCGGGCACGCCACCGAAACTAG
- a CDS encoding DUF1990 family protein: MALGSGPGRQRYRPGRLLRLRPQIGVRSKALRLVDDPGFRVAGWACVRRSLILGQGRGVFDEAVVRIRSGRMHRGIGIGFRRRDAAVRLRILGLPNWCEVIEDRLGDGEYEFVYRAGARHVLSGEEAFVVRLDDAGAVTATVAAVSRPVWAPLNRLQGWAMAGYLRGMGPRGHRKAQKTWRNPGKLPTVKGR, translated from the coding sequence ATGGCTCTGGGCTCTGGCCCAGGCCGTCAACGGTATCGGCCCGGCCGCCTACTTCGCCTTCGGCCGCAAATAGGGGTGCGAAGTAAAGCCCTCAGGCTTGTCGACGACCCCGGTTTCCGCGTCGCCGGCTGGGCCTGCGTCCGCCGATCCTTGATTCTGGGCCAAGGTCGAGGGGTGTTCGACGAGGCGGTGGTCCGGATTCGCTCCGGCCGAATGCACCGCGGCATCGGAATCGGATTCCGCCGCCGGGACGCGGCCGTCCGACTGCGCATTCTCGGCCTGCCCAATTGGTGTGAGGTCATCGAGGACAGGCTCGGTGACGGCGAGTACGAGTTCGTCTATCGCGCCGGCGCGCGCCATGTCCTCAGCGGGGAGGAGGCCTTCGTCGTCCGCCTCGACGACGCGGGAGCCGTCACCGCCACGGTCGCCGCCGTGTCCCGACCGGTGTGGGCGCCGCTGAACAGGCTCCAGGGCTGGGCCATGGCCGGTTATCTGCGGGGAATGGGGCCCAGGGGGCACCGAAAAGCGCAGAAAACCTGGCGGAATCCCGGGAAGCTGCCTACCGTCAAGGGCAGGTAG